The following are from one region of the Nocardia terpenica genome:
- a CDS encoding TIGR03089 family protein yields the protein MRELNTTVTEALLDPLLTRDPAGPRITYYDDATGARIELSALTLANWAAKTANLIRDEFGLTPGARVAVLLPAHWQTAAVLLGCWWAGTEVVLRADDDAELALATAERIDEVAEVAEVAALSLDPLGMPVPDLPVGITDFATAVRAHGDRFLPGGAGAALDGLAVADVLGQARKSAARQGFSESDRVLSEASWDTPDELIDGLVAVYAAGASLVQVAHPDPAARDRRIATERVTITRRP from the coding sequence ATGCGTGAACTGAATACGACCGTCACCGAGGCGCTGCTCGACCCCCTGCTCACCCGCGACCCGGCGGGCCCGCGCATCACCTACTACGACGACGCCACCGGCGCCCGCATCGAGCTGTCCGCGCTCACCCTGGCCAACTGGGCGGCCAAGACCGCCAACCTGATTCGCGACGAATTCGGGCTGACGCCGGGCGCGCGGGTGGCGGTGCTGCTGCCCGCGCACTGGCAGACCGCGGCGGTCCTGCTGGGCTGCTGGTGGGCCGGGACCGAGGTGGTGCTGCGCGCCGACGACGACGCCGAGCTGGCGCTGGCCACGGCCGAGCGCATCGACGAGGTCGCCGAGGTCGCGGAGGTGGCGGCGCTGTCGCTGGACCCGCTCGGCATGCCGGTACCGGATCTGCCGGTCGGCATCACCGACTTCGCGACCGCGGTGCGCGCGCACGGCGATCGGTTCCTGCCCGGCGGCGCGGGCGCGGCCCTGGACGGGCTGGCAGTCGCCGACGTGCTGGGGCAGGCCCGCAAATCCGCCGCCCGCCAGGGCTTCTCGGAGTCGGACCGGGTGCTGTCGGAGGCGTCGTGGGACACCCCGGACGAGCTGATCGACGGCCTGGTCGCGGTCTACGCCGCGGGCGCCTCGCTGGTGCAGGTCGCCCATCCCGACCCCGCCGCCCGCGACCGCCGCATCGCCACCGAGCGCGTCACCATCACCCGCCGACCGTGA
- a CDS encoding SelT/SelW/SelH family protein encodes MPRVAIEYCTQCRWLLRAAWMAQELLNTFATDLSEVALIPGSGGIFRITLDGEQIWERKSDGGFPEITVLKQRVRDRIDPERDLGHADRG; translated from the coding sequence ATGCCACGAGTCGCGATCGAGTACTGCACCCAATGTCGCTGGTTACTCCGGGCGGCATGGATGGCCCAGGAATTGCTGAACACCTTCGCCACCGATTTGTCGGAGGTCGCACTGATTCCGGGTTCGGGCGGGATCTTCCGCATCACGCTCGACGGCGAACAGATCTGGGAACGCAAGTCCGACGGCGGGTTCCCCGAGATCACGGTGCTCAAGCAACGGGTCCGCGATCGTATCGATCCCGAACGCGACCTCGGCCACGCCGATCGCGGCTGA
- a CDS encoding carboxylesterase/lipase family protein, whose translation MSTQFFEAAPSVDMLGPDPVVRTSAGDVRGLRDGAINVWRSIPYAAAPAGPRRFRPPQPPAPWDGVRDCTEFGEIAPQTMGNMVPIDSGLRMGEDCLWVNVWAPTAATSGEPRPVMVWLHGGAYCLGTAAQGIYDGRKLAETGGVVIVGVNYRLGALGFLDLSSLGHDFVPNLGLHDQIAALEWVRDNISAFGGDPGNVTVFGESSGAGCVTALLTSPRAAGLFHRAIAQSPPATTVFGQDRAAGVARRFLELMDLPAERASELLECPIERIVDAAGILLDEVPLQSPGRLAAAPVVDGDLLPAYPADRFQQGRSHRVPLIIGTNKDEASLFRVFRSPIMPVTPDAVNAMLNAVAADHPDLPAERIAEITSAYPDLDKTRGALAMSTDAAFRMPAHWVADAHSRHTRTWMYRFDQATPMLKAARVGAGHATELPYVFGNFGSFDHDPTFWLGGRKAAMEVSGRMMRRWLAFAEHGVPAALDGSKHWAPYRESTRTTLVVDATDHIVDDPDRELHHAWGDRVVGFS comes from the coding sequence ATGAGCACTCAATTCTTCGAGGCGGCCCCGAGCGTGGACATGCTCGGCCCCGATCCGGTGGTTCGGACCAGCGCGGGTGATGTGCGTGGACTCCGCGACGGAGCGATCAACGTGTGGCGCAGCATCCCCTACGCCGCCGCCCCGGCAGGTCCCCGGCGGTTCCGGCCGCCGCAGCCGCCCGCCCCGTGGGACGGTGTGCGCGACTGCACCGAGTTCGGCGAGATCGCCCCGCAGACCATGGGGAACATGGTCCCGATCGACTCCGGCCTGCGGATGGGCGAGGACTGCCTGTGGGTGAACGTCTGGGCGCCCACCGCCGCCACCTCCGGCGAACCGCGCCCGGTCATGGTGTGGCTGCACGGCGGCGCGTACTGCCTCGGCACCGCCGCCCAGGGCATCTACGACGGCCGCAAGCTCGCCGAGACCGGCGGTGTCGTGATCGTCGGCGTGAACTACCGGCTGGGCGCGCTGGGCTTTCTGGACCTGTCCTCGCTGGGCCACGACTTCGTGCCCAATCTCGGCCTGCACGACCAGATCGCCGCCCTGGAGTGGGTGCGCGACAATATCTCCGCCTTCGGCGGCGATCCCGGCAATGTCACCGTCTTCGGCGAATCCTCCGGCGCCGGATGCGTGACCGCGCTGCTCACCTCGCCCCGGGCGGCCGGGCTGTTCCACCGCGCCATCGCCCAGAGCCCGCCCGCCACCACGGTTTTCGGGCAGGACCGCGCGGCCGGTGTGGCGCGGCGGTTCCTGGAGCTGATGGATCTGCCCGCCGAGCGCGCGAGCGAACTGCTGGAGTGCCCGATCGAGCGGATCGTCGACGCCGCGGGCATCCTGCTCGACGAGGTCCCGCTGCAGTCGCCGGGCCGGCTGGCCGCCGCCCCGGTCGTGGACGGCGACCTGCTGCCCGCCTATCCGGCCGACCGCTTCCAGCAGGGCCGCTCCCATCGGGTGCCGTTGATCATCGGCACCAACAAGGACGAGGCCTCGCTGTTCCGGGTGTTCCGCTCGCCGATCATGCCGGTGACCCCGGACGCGGTGAACGCCATGCTCAACGCCGTCGCCGCCGACCATCCGGACCTGCCCGCCGAGCGGATCGCCGAGATCACCTCCGCCTACCCGGATCTGGACAAGACCCGCGGCGCGCTGGCCATGTCCACCGACGCCGCGTTCCGGATGCCCGCGCACTGGGTGGCCGACGCGCACTCCCGGCACACCCGCACCTGGATGTACCGGTTCGACCAGGCCACCCCGATGCTCAAGGCGGCCCGGGTCGGCGCCGGGCACGCCACCGAACTGCCCTACGTCTTCGGCAATTTCGGCTCCTTCGACCACGACCCCACGTTCTGGCTGGGCGGTCGCAAGGCGGCGATGGAGGTGTCGGGGCGGATGATGCGGCGCTGGCTGGCCTTCGCCGAGCACGGCGTGCCCGCGGCCCTGGACGGCTCCAAACACTGGGCGCCCTACCGCGAATCCACCCGCACCACACTGGTCGTCGACGCGACCGACCACATCGTCGACGACCCGGACCGCGAACTGCACCACGCCTGGGGCGACCGCGTCGTCGGCTTCAGCTGA
- a CDS encoding LCP family protein, which translates to MPGPRPASWSRPVRTDTRRPARVFAALAAIVVFVATGFGWHSVDAVISGIQRIGNLGLGGTDDGATDILMVGVDSRTDAHGNPLTADERAMLHAGDEVGTNTDTIVLIRVPDNGRSATAISIPRDSYVDIPGIGMGKINSAYGSTKELTRQRLVAQGVSADEAERRSTQAGRQALIKTVGDLTGITVDHYAEVGLLGFVLLTDAVGGVDVCLNNPVNEPLSGADFPAGQQRLDGAQALSFVRQRHQLPRGDLDRIVRQQVYMASLVHQALSARTLANPAKLSQLSDAVGRTIVLDDGWDVVSFLHELQDLSGGQVRFETIPVKDINGTTADGESVVRVDPQAVKSYVAAMVSDRPADPKAVDPATVTADVYNAGGVAGLAGQVAQALAGKGFHTGTVDNWIGGSVQSSRVLAADSSDPKARAVAEALGGLPVLAEDGLPPGAVRVVLAGDYSGPGSAAGSLFDPSGTSSTATPVPPAPPIDAGQNGPKCVN; encoded by the coding sequence CTGCCCGGCCCGCGCCCCGCCTCCTGGTCGCGCCCCGTCCGCACCGATACCCGTCGCCCCGCCCGGGTGTTCGCCGCGCTGGCCGCGATCGTGGTGTTCGTCGCCACCGGATTCGGTTGGCACAGTGTGGATGCGGTGATCTCCGGCATCCAGCGCATCGGCAATCTCGGGCTGGGCGGCACCGACGACGGCGCCACCGACATCCTCATGGTCGGCGTCGACAGCCGCACCGACGCGCACGGCAATCCACTCACCGCCGACGAGCGCGCCATGCTGCACGCGGGCGACGAGGTCGGCACGAACACCGACACCATCGTGCTGATCCGGGTTCCCGACAACGGCCGGTCCGCCACCGCCATCTCCATCCCGCGCGACTCCTACGTCGACATTCCCGGCATCGGCATGGGCAAGATCAATTCGGCCTACGGCTCCACCAAGGAGCTGACCCGGCAGCGGCTGGTCGCGCAGGGCGTCTCCGCCGACGAGGCCGAGCGGCGGTCCACCCAGGCGGGGCGGCAGGCGCTGATCAAGACCGTGGGCGATCTGACCGGCATCACCGTCGACCACTACGCCGAGGTCGGGCTGCTCGGTTTCGTGCTGCTCACCGATGCCGTCGGCGGCGTGGACGTATGCCTGAACAATCCGGTGAACGAGCCGCTGTCGGGCGCGGACTTCCCCGCCGGACAGCAGCGCCTCGACGGCGCGCAGGCATTGAGTTTCGTGCGCCAGCGCCACCAGCTGCCGCGCGGCGACCTGGACCGGATCGTGCGCCAGCAGGTGTACATGGCGTCGCTGGTGCACCAGGCGCTGAGCGCGCGGACGCTGGCCAATCCCGCCAAGCTGAGCCAACTCTCGGACGCGGTCGGCCGCACCATCGTGCTCGACGACGGCTGGGACGTGGTGTCGTTCCTGCACGAGCTGCAGGACCTGTCCGGCGGTCAGGTGCGGTTCGAGACCATCCCGGTGAAGGACATCAACGGCACCACCGCCGACGGCGAGTCGGTCGTGCGGGTGGACCCGCAGGCGGTGAAATCCTATGTGGCCGCGATGGTCTCCGATCGGCCCGCCGATCCGAAGGCGGTGGATCCGGCGACGGTCACCGCCGACGTGTACAACGCCGGTGGCGTGGCCGGGCTGGCCGGACAGGTGGCACAGGCCCTGGCGGGCAAGGGTTTCCACACCGGCACGGTGGACAACTGGATCGGCGGCAGCGTGCAGAGCAGCCGGGTGCTGGCCGCCGACAGCTCCGATCCGAAGGCCAGGGCGGTGGCCGAGGCGCTGGGCGGGCTCCCGGTGCTCGCCGAGGACGGGCTGCCACCGGGGGCGGTGCGCGTGGTGCTGGCGGGTGACTACTCTGGTCCGGGCTCGGCGGCGGGGAGCCTGTTCGATCCCTCCGGGACCTCGTCCACGGCCACCCCGGTGCCGCCCGCACCCCCCATCGATGCCGGCCAGAACGGACCGAAATGCGTGAACTGA
- a CDS encoding cytochrome P450: protein MKPQYWFHWLSAQGVPRLAMKAYARRGDQLARLMCSEGGLHDPYPLIEAIRARGRMGRFAFAFATADHDLVRTILRDNRLGVRAVESMQIPRPLLRLTDANLPPNPVEPPSMLVIDPPEHTRMRKPVASAFTPRAIARLRERVESVTEELLDALPSGGSADLVSDFASQVPIAIISEMLGFPDSARDRFLGWGDAMTPLLDIGIDWRSFRQAVESMVEMDHYLDDHIARLRREPGEDILSSLVTAGDLDDRALKASASLLMGAGFETTVNLIGNGVVQLVNHRDQLERVLAEPDLWPNVVEEVLRYDAPVQTTARVAAEEVEIDGRRLRPGATVVLSLAGANRDPRVFEDPDRFDVTRPNAKEHLTFSTGIHACLGASLARMEAAYALRKLFERFPNLQLAAPPRRRPLFTLHGYSSLPVRLGTRAEQTAGV from the coding sequence ATGAAGCCGCAGTACTGGTTCCACTGGCTGTCGGCGCAGGGCGTGCCGAGGCTGGCCATGAAAGCCTATGCCCGGCGCGGGGATCAGCTCGCCCGGCTGATGTGCTCCGAGGGCGGACTGCACGACCCGTATCCGCTGATCGAGGCGATCCGGGCGCGGGGCCGGATGGGGCGGTTCGCGTTCGCCTTCGCGACCGCCGACCACGATCTGGTCCGGACCATCCTGCGCGACAACCGATTGGGCGTGCGAGCCGTCGAGAGCATGCAGATCCCGCGGCCGCTGCTGCGGCTCACCGACGCGAATCTGCCGCCGAATCCGGTGGAACCGCCGTCCATGCTGGTGATCGATCCGCCCGAGCACACCCGCATGCGCAAGCCGGTAGCCTCGGCGTTCACCCCGCGCGCCATCGCGCGACTGCGCGAGCGCGTCGAATCGGTCACCGAGGAACTGCTGGACGCGCTGCCGTCCGGCGGATCGGCGGATCTGGTGTCCGACTTCGCCTCCCAGGTGCCCATCGCGATCATCTCCGAGATGCTGGGCTTCCCCGACAGCGCGCGGGATCGCTTCCTGGGCTGGGGCGACGCCATGACACCGCTGCTGGACATCGGCATCGACTGGCGGTCGTTCCGCCAGGCCGTCGAGTCCATGGTGGAGATGGACCACTACCTCGACGACCACATCGCCCGGCTGCGCCGCGAGCCCGGCGAGGACATCCTGTCCAGCCTGGTGACCGCGGGCGACCTCGACGACCGGGCGCTGAAGGCGTCGGCGAGCCTGCTGATGGGCGCCGGTTTCGAGACCACGGTGAATCTGATCGGCAACGGCGTGGTGCAACTGGTGAACCATCGCGACCAGTTGGAGCGGGTGCTGGCCGAGCCCGACCTGTGGCCGAACGTGGTCGAGGAGGTACTGCGCTACGACGCACCGGTGCAGACCACCGCGCGCGTCGCGGCGGAGGAGGTCGAGATCGACGGCAGGCGGCTGCGCCCGGGAGCCACGGTCGTGCTGTCGCTGGCCGGGGCCAACCGCGATCCCCGGGTGTTCGAGGATCCGGACCGCTTCGACGTCACCCGCCCGAATGCCAAGGAGCACCTGACCTTCTCCACCGGCATCCACGCCTGCCTGGGCGCCAGCCTGGCCCGGATGGAGGCCGCGTACGCGCTGCGGAAACTGTTCGAGCGCTTCCCGAATCTGCAACTGGCCGCGCCGCCGCGGCGCCGCCCGCTGTTCACCCTGCACGGCTACAGCAGCCTGCCTGTTCGGTTGGGCACCAGGGCCGAGCAGACGGCGGGCGTGTAA
- a CDS encoding YchJ family protein, with amino-acid sequence MRSDHPAETDPCPCRSGEEFARCCAPRLNGTGPAPTAESLMRSRYTAFALGDTDYLLRSWHPRTRPRRLALDPGQRWLFLEIVRTERGGPFDDTGSVEFRAHYRHDGRRGQLHECSKFARVGGEWLYVDGEIEP; translated from the coding sequence ATGCGCAGCGACCATCCCGCCGAGACCGATCCGTGCCCGTGCCGCAGCGGCGAGGAGTTCGCCCGCTGCTGCGCCCCGCGCCTGAACGGCACCGGCCCGGCCCCGACCGCGGAGTCGCTGATGCGGTCCCGCTACACCGCATTCGCCCTCGGCGACACCGACTATCTGCTGCGGTCCTGGCATCCCCGCACCCGGCCGCGGCGGCTCGCCCTCGATCCCGGGCAGCGCTGGCTGTTCCTCGAGATCGTCCGCACCGAGCGCGGCGGCCCCTTCGACGACACCGGGTCCGTCGAGTTCCGCGCCCACTACCGTCACGACGGCCGTCGCGGCCAACTGCACGAGTGCAGCAAGTTTGCTCGGGTTGGCGGCGAGTGGCTTTACGTGGACGGCGAAATCGAGCCCTGA